The genomic DNA TTACATCAAATAGTTCTCCTATTTGTTCATATCCTTCTCTTCTAGCAACCTTTCCATAAAAATTATATTTGTTTCTAGCTTGTGATTCCCCAGCAAATGCTGTCATTAAATTTTTTTCAGTTTTACTTCCTTTTAAATCCATATTGTATCTTTCTCCTTTTTTCAAAATAAAAATTACTTTTTAAAATATTAATTATAGTTTAAAGTATTCTATCACTTATAAAACAATATGTCAAATTAGATTATTTTGAAAAAAATAAAAATATTATAAAGTAATAAAAAAGAAACTATTATACTTATGATATTAAAAATAATTCATTACTGAGTGGAGTTGCTACAAACTAACAAATGAAGCAAAAATAGTTCATTACTAGCTAAATTTCTTAACATTTAAAATGTAATTTCACTTATTTTTGCTTACATTTCAATAATTATATTTATAATAGCCTCATTATTTTTATTTATATCATTTTAAATAGTTTCTTTTATATATTATTATTTATTTAATTTTTTTAATATAATCCAGTAGTTCCTTCTTCTAAATCAATTAAAATATTTTTCATTTGTGTATAGTGTTCTAAGATTACTTTATGAGTTTCTCTACCTATACCAGATTTCTTATATCCTCCAAATGGAGCATGTTCTGGGATTTGATTATAAGTATTTACCCATACTCTACCAGTTTGAATTTCTCTTGCAAGTCTTAAAGCTCTATTGATATTCTTTGTAAATACTGCTCCTCCAAGTCCATATTCACTATCATTTGCTTGGGCAATGACTTCATCATCAGTTTTAAATTTAATTACAACAGCCACTGGTCCGAATATTTCTTCTTGAGAAACACGACAAGTATTTTTAACATTAGTTATTAAAGTTGGTTTTACAAAGTTTCCTTTATCACAACCATTTTCAGTATATCTTTCTCCACCTGTTAAAATAGTTCCTCCTTCTTGTTTTGCAATTTCAACATAATCTAAAATAGTTTTTACTTGTCTTGCATCTATTTGGCTACCCATTACAGTTGTAGGGTCTAAAGGATTTCCTATCTTTATATTTTCAAATTTTTTAACAAGTTTTTCTATAAATTCATCATATATTCCTTCTTGTACAAATATCCTTGAACCTGCACAACAAACTTGACCTTGATTAAATAATATTCCAATTTGAGCTCCTTCAAGGGCTTTTTCCATATCGGCATCATCTAAAATAATATTTGCAGATTTTCCTCCTAATTCAAGAGTTGCAGGAATTAATTTTTCTGCTGCTGCAAGTGCTATATCTCTACCAACTGCTGTTGAACCTGTAAAAGCTAATTTATCTAAATCAGGGTGATTCTTTAAAAATTCTCCAGCTGTACTTCCCTTTCCAGTAATTAAATTAATTACACCTTTTGGAATTATATCTTGAATAAGTTCCATTAAAACTAATAGACTCAATGTTGTTGAACTAGATGGTTTAATAACAATTGTATCTCCTGCAGCAAGAGCTGGTGCTAACTTCCATGCTGCCATTAAAAATGGAAAATTCCAAGGAATAATTTGTCCTACAACACCAATAGGTTCTCTTAAAATTAAACTTAAAAATTTTTCATCTAAAACAGTAGCTTTCCCTTCATCTGCTAAAATACAACCAGCAAAATATCTAAAATGAGCTGATGCTAATGGAATATCAACTAAAGTAGTTTCTCTTATTGGTTTTCCATTATCCATAGTTTCAACTGTTGCTAATAATTCTTTATTTTCATCAATAATATCAGCAATTTTATTTAAAATTTTTGCTCTTTCTTTTACTGTCGTCTTTCTCCAAGTTTTAAAAGCCTCTTTTGCACTCTTAACTGCTAAATCAACATCATTTTCACTTGCATCTGGAAATTCTGATAATAATTCATTATTATAAGGAGCATAACTTTTTACCATGACCCCATTACTTGAGTCTACCCATTCTCCATTTATAAACATCTTATATGATTTCTTTAATATATTTTCCATAGTATCCTCCTCTTTTTAAAATTTATTCTTTACTAAAATTGTCATAATTAATTATAGCACAAAATTTTAAAAAGGACTACTACAAATTTATTTTTTTATAATAGTCCTCTATCTTTTAAATCCTCTTAGTATATTCTTTTAAAAATTCTCTTTCTTTCTTATTTAAGTAAGGGCTTAATTTTTCATATACTTCTTTATGGTATTCATTTAATTGATTTTTTTCTTCTTTTGTTAAAAGGTTTTTAACTATTCCATCTAAATCAATAGGAGCATAAGTTATAGTTTCAAAATTTAAAAACTTCCCATGTTCTGTTTCACAAAACTCTTTAACTAAAAGCTCATTTTCTATTCTAATTCCATGGCTACCTTCAATATATGCCCCAGGTTCATTAGTAACTATCATACCAACTTCTAATCTTTGTGGATTATATTGAAATCTAATTCCATGAGGTCCTTCATGTACATTTAAAATATGTCCTACTCCATGACCTGTCCCACATTTATAATCAATTCCAACATTCCATAAGAACTGTCTAGCTAATATATCTAAGTTTGTTCCTGTTGCTCCAAATAAAAATCTTGCTCTTGAAAGTGCTAACATTCCTTTTAAAACTAAAGTATTATCTATTTTTTCTTGCTTATTAACCTTACCTAAAAAGAAAGTTCTTGTTATATCAGTAGTTCCTTTTAAATATGTTCCACCTGAATCAAGCAAATAAACTCCATCTTCTATTTTAGTTGATTTTTTTTCAGGTGCAGAATAATGCATCATAGCTGCATTTTTTCCAAAGGCAGAAATAGTATGAAAACTTAAATCTAAATACCCTTCAATTTCTTTTCTTAAATAATTAATCTTTTGTTCTGCTGAAAATTCTGTAATATTTTCTTTTTTATAATTATTTTTTAGCCAATACATAAATTTAACCATAGCAACACCATCTTGAATATGAATTTCTTTTGTATTAGCTATTTCAGTTTCATTTTTATGTGCCTTTAAATATGTACTAGGATTCATAAAATTTATTAAAATATTTTTGCTTATAGCTTCATAAATAGCATAACTTATTTTATTGAAATCAACTAAGATACTTCCCTTTAACTTCTTTATATCTTCAAAAAATTCAAAATATTCTTTGATTTCAACTTTGTTATCTTTAAAATATTTTAAAGCTTCCTTATCTAATTTTTTTCCATCAATATAAAGAATTGATTTCTTTTCAGAAATTATTGTAAATGATAAGGCTACTGGATTATGTAAAATATCACAACCTCTAAAATTATATATCCAAGCTATATCATCTAAACTTGAAACAATATTATAGTCTGCCTCTTTTTCCTTTAAAATTTTTTTTATTTCTTTTACTTTTTCCTTATATGATTTTCCTGTATACTTATCTTCTAAGATAAATATTTTTCCACCAGGTAAATTTTTTCTTTCAGACCAAACTTCCTCCAATAAATCAAAATCAACTATCTTATATTTTTTCTTTGAAAGAATCTCATTGATATCAGATGACAAAAGAATTTTTGCATCTATTCCAATTTTTGAATTTTCTTTTAATTTAGAAACTATATATTCTTTATAAGTAGGAACTCCAAGATTACCTTGTTTGAATAATTTTATTTCACTTCCTTTTAATTGATTTTCTGCTTGAATATGGTATCTACCATCAGTCCATAGGCAAGCTTCTTTTTTGAATATCACTAATATCCCTGCTGAACCTGTGAAACCTGATAAATATTCTCTACCTTTAAAATAATTATCAATATATTCACTTTGATGATAATCAGAGCTTGTTACAATATAGGCATCTACCTTATACTTTTTCATAACTTCTCTAGCTTTCTCAATTCTTTTATTGATTTCCATTTTTCTTCCCCTTTCAAGTTAGTAAATAAAAAATGAAGTAAAAAATAGTTCATTACTAACTAAATTTCACTTATTTTTTACTTTCATTTTAATAGTTATATTTGCAACAACTTTATTTTTAATATTTTTTTATTCCACTGTTACAGATTTAGCAAGATTTCTTGGTTTATCCACATCAAAACCTTTTTCCAAAGAAGTATAATATGCTAAAAATTGTAGCCCTACAACTGCAAGAACTGGTGTAAGTAATTCTTCACTATCCTTTACTTGAATTACATCATCTACAACTTCTGGAACTAAACTTCCTTCCTTGCAAACTCCGACAACATAAGCTCCTCTTGCTTTAACTTCCTTTATATTTGAAACAACTTTTTCATCCATTTCTAAATTAGTAGAAATAGCCACAACTAAAACACCTTTTTCTATTAAAGCTATACTTCCATGTTTTAATTCTCCAGCTGGTAGAGCTTCAGTATGAATATAATTAATTTCTTTCATCTTTAAGCTACCTTCTCTGGCAACTTTTTCATCTATTCCTCTACCAAGATAGAAACCATTTTTTACATTTTTTATTTTCTTAGCAATTTCATGAATTTTTTCTTTTTCATTGATTAATTTAACTATATTTTCTTTCAGTAAACTAATATCAGAAATATATTTTAAATAATCTTTTTCTTCTAACTTTCCAAGTTTAGCTCCCATATATAACGATAATAAATACATTACTAAAACTTGTGAACTATATGCTTTTGTTGAAGCAACAGAAATTTCAGGTCCTGCAAGAGTATAGATAACATTGTCTGCTTCCCTTGTTATTGTTGAACCTAAAACATTAGATATAGCAAGAGTTTTAGCTCCTTTTTCTTTTGCATATTTCATTGACATCAAAGTATCAATAGTTTCCCCTGATTGACTTACAAAAATAGCCAATGTCTTATCTGTTATAACAGGGTCATTATATCTAAATTCAGAAGCAATATCTGTGAATACATCTATTCCTAATAATTTTTTCATAAAATATTGTCCTTGCAAACCTGCATAATAAGCAGTCCCACAAGCAACTACATAAATTCTATCTATATCATGAAAATTTATTCCTTCTAATTGTTCATCAAATTTTACATTTTTTTCTTTATCCACATATATATTTAAAGTTTTTTCAATAATTTCAGGTTGTTCTTCAATCTCCTTTATCATAAAATGTGCATATCCACCTTTTGAAGCTTGTTCAAAATTCCATTCAACCTTTTTTACTTCTCTTTTTACTTCTTTTTCATTTTTATCATAGACAATCACATTGTCTTTACTTACCAAAGCTACATCTCCATCTTCAAGATAAATAATATCCCTTGTATATTTTAAGATAGCTGAAACATCAGAAGCAATAAAATTTTGATGTTCTCCAAGTCCAACTATCAAAGGACTATGATTTCTACAACAAATCATTTTATCTGGAAAATCTTTATGAATTATAGCAAAGGCATAAGTTCCTCTTATTCTTTTTAGAACTTTTTTAAGAGTTGAATATAAATCTCCATCATATAACTTTGAAAATAGTTGAGCCACAACCTCTGTATCTGTGTCTGAGCTAAATTTTACACCTTGTTCTAATAGTTCTTTTTTAATTTCTGCATAATTTTCAATAATTCCATTATGGATAAGAGCCACATCTTTATTTTCACTATAATGAGGATGAGCATTTCTATCAGTTGGTACTCCATGAGTTGCCCATCTAGTATGTCCTATGCCTGTGTAAGAAAGAACTTCAAAATTTTTCATATGATTTTTTAAATTTTCTAGTTTTCCTTCTTTCTTTTCAATCTGAATCCCAGTATCTGTTACAAAAGCAATGCCTGCTGAGTCATAACCTCTGTATTCAACTTTTTCAAGTCCTTCCAATAGAACCTCCACTGCATTAGCACTACTTCCAGAATAACCAATAATTCCACACATAAAAAAACCTCCTATAAATTTTCATTACAAAAACAGGAGACTGTTACTATTATCTCTTTGTCCCACAAATTACTTTGTGTTTTTGTTGATAATGGTTGTAACCACCTTTGAAATATCCGCCGAAAACTTCGATAATTCCAATCCTCGTCAACTCTAAATAGAGTTCTGGCGCTTCTTTTACATAAATCTCCATGTTACGATTATATTATAGTTTTTGCAATTTAGCAAGTTTTTTAATTTTTTTGTAATAAAAAAATTACTAGAAAAAATATCTAGTAAAATAAATTTAAAATTATTTATTTTTGGTGCCTGAGGCGGGACTTGAACCCGCACACTCCGAAGAATTCCAGATTTTGAGTCTGGTGCGTCTACCAATTCCACCACTCAGGCATTTTATCTGGCGCACCTGGCAGGAGTCGAACCCACAACCCTCTGATCCGTAGTCAGATGCTCTATCCAATTGAGCCACAGATGCATAATAATACCTAATAAGAATAACATATAATTTTTTTTATGTCAATTAATTTTTAAAGATGGCACACCCAGTAGGACTTGAACCCACAACCCTCTGATCCGAAGTCAGATGCTCTATCCAATTAAGCTATGAGTGCACAGATAATTTTAGGTTAACATATTTTTTTATTTATGTCAAATATAACTTTACAAAATTTAAATATATTATTATTTTATAATCTTACATTATTAACATATAATGTAATTTACTAATAATTTATTGACAATTTAAAATAAAAAAAGTATTATATCATCTATAGGAAAGAAAGCTATATTAAAAGTTTATTACTAAATTTTTTTTACACAAGGAGGTAAAATTATGAAATTTTTTGTGGACCTAAATTCTGACATTGGTGAAGGCTATGGAGCTTACAAACTTGGAATGGATGAAGAAATTATGAAATGTGTTACCAGTGTAAACTGTGCTTGTGGTTGGCATGCAGGAGATCCATTGATTATGGACAAAACTATTAAAATTGCAAAAGAGAACAATGTTGCTGTTGGTGCTCACCCTGGATATCCAGACTTGTTAGGTTTTGGTAGACGGAAAATGGTAGTAACTCCTGCTGAAGCTAGGGCATATATGCTATACCAATTAGGTGCTTTGAATGCTTTTGCAAAAGCTAATGGAACTAAACTTCAACATATGAAATTACATGGAGCTTTCTATAATATGGCAGCTGTTGAAAAAGATTTAGCAGATGCAGTTTTAGACGGTATTGAACAATTTGATAAAGATATAATAGTTATGACTTTAAGTGGAAGTTACATGGCAAAAGAAGGAAAAAGAAGAGGATTAAAAGTAGCAGAAGAAGTTTTTGCAGATAGAGGATACAATCCTGATGGGACTCTTGTCAACAGAAGTTTACCTGGAGCTTTTGTAAAAGACCCTGATGAAGCTATTGCCAGAGTTATAAAAATGGTAAAAACTAAAAAAGTTTCTGCTGTAAATGGAGAAGAAATTGATATAGCAGCAGACTCTATTTGTGTACATGGAGATAATCCTAAGGCTATTGAATTTGTTGATAGAATAAGAAAATCGTTAATAGCTGATGGCATAGAAGTAAAATCATTATATGAATTTATAA from Fusobacterium simiae includes the following:
- a CDS encoding aldehyde dehydrogenase family protein, whose translation is MENILKKSYKMFINGEWVDSSNGVMVKSYAPYNNELLSEFPDASENDVDLAVKSAKEAFKTWRKTTVKERAKILNKIADIIDENKELLATVETMDNGKPIRETTLVDIPLASAHFRYFAGCILADEGKATVLDEKFLSLILREPIGVVGQIIPWNFPFLMAAWKLAPALAAGDTIVIKPSSSTTLSLLVLMELIQDIIPKGVINLITGKGSTAGEFLKNHPDLDKLAFTGSTAVGRDIALAAAEKLIPATLELGGKSANIILDDADMEKALEGAQIGILFNQGQVCCAGSRIFVQEGIYDEFIEKLVKKFENIKIGNPLDPTTVMGSQIDARQVKTILDYVEIAKQEGGTILTGGERYTENGCDKGNFVKPTLITNVKNTCRVSQEEIFGPVAVVIKFKTDDEVIAQANDSEYGLGGAVFTKNINRALRLAREIQTGRVWVNTYNQIPEHAPFGGYKKSGIGRETHKVILEHYTQMKNILIDLEEGTTGLY
- a CDS encoding aminopeptidase P family protein, with amino-acid sequence MEINKRIEKAREVMKKYKVDAYIVTSSDYHQSEYIDNYFKGREYLSGFTGSAGILVIFKKEACLWTDGRYHIQAENQLKGSEIKLFKQGNLGVPTYKEYIVSKLKENSKIGIDAKILLSSDINEILSKKKYKIVDFDLLEEVWSERKNLPGGKIFILEDKYTGKSYKEKVKEIKKILKEKEADYNIVSSLDDIAWIYNFRGCDILHNPVALSFTIISEKKSILYIDGKKLDKEALKYFKDNKVEIKEYFEFFEDIKKLKGSILVDFNKISYAIYEAISKNILINFMNPSTYLKAHKNETEIANTKEIHIQDGVAMVKFMYWLKNNYKKENITEFSAEQKINYLRKEIEGYLDLSFHTISAFGKNAAMMHYSAPEKKSTKIEDGVYLLDSGGTYLKGTTDITRTFFLGKVNKQEKIDNTLVLKGMLALSRARFLFGATGTNLDILARQFLWNVGIDYKCGTGHGVGHILNVHEGPHGIRFQYNPQRLEVGMIVTNEPGAYIEGSHGIRIENELLVKEFCETEHGKFLNFETITYAPIDLDGIVKNLLTKEEKNQLNEYHKEVYEKLSPYLNKKEREFLKEYTKRI
- the glmS gene encoding glutamine--fructose-6-phosphate transaminase (isomerizing), which produces MCGIIGYSGSSANAVEVLLEGLEKVEYRGYDSAGIAFVTDTGIQIEKKEGKLENLKNHMKNFEVLSYTGIGHTRWATHGVPTDRNAHPHYSENKDVALIHNGIIENYAEIKKELLEQGVKFSSDTDTEVVAQLFSKLYDGDLYSTLKKVLKRIRGTYAFAIIHKDFPDKMICCRNHSPLIVGLGEHQNFIASDVSAILKYTRDIIYLEDGDVALVSKDNVIVYDKNEKEVKREVKKVEWNFEQASKGGYAHFMIKEIEEQPEIIEKTLNIYVDKEKNVKFDEQLEGINFHDIDRIYVVACGTAYYAGLQGQYFMKKLLGIDVFTDIASEFRYNDPVITDKTLAIFVSQSGETIDTLMSMKYAKEKGAKTLAISNVLGSTITREADNVIYTLAGPEISVASTKAYSSQVLVMYLLSLYMGAKLGKLEEKDYLKYISDISLLKENIVKLINEKEKIHEIAKKIKNVKNGFYLGRGIDEKVAREGSLKMKEINYIHTEALPAGELKHGSIALIEKGVLVVAISTNLEMDEKVVSNIKEVKARGAYVVGVCKEGSLVPEVVDDVIQVKDSEELLTPVLAVVGLQFLAYYTSLEKGFDVDKPRNLAKSVTVE
- a CDS encoding LamB/YcsF family protein; the encoded protein is MKFFVDLNSDIGEGYGAYKLGMDEEIMKCVTSVNCACGWHAGDPLIMDKTIKIAKENNVAVGAHPGYPDLLGFGRRKMVVTPAEARAYMLYQLGALNAFAKANGTKLQHMKLHGAFYNMAAVEKDLADAVLDGIEQFDKDIIVMTLSGSYMAKEGKRRGLKVAEEVFADRGYNPDGTLVNRSLPGAFVKDPDEAIARVIKMVKTKKVSAVNGEEIDIAADSICVHGDNPKAIEFVDRIRKSLIADGIEVKSLYEFIK